One part of the Kryptolebias marmoratus isolate JLee-2015 linkage group LG13, ASM164957v2, whole genome shotgun sequence genome encodes these proteins:
- the LOC108238924 gene encoding T-cell surface antigen CD2-like, translating into MDCNLTEASESQQCFAAFGGPIVFHLPADVNKTTRIQRNKNVIFTSAEKTVRREHEKYRNIQYFKNGTLKIDKASKNDSGDYQLEVYSTTRELQKRTNISLKILAAVSEPVVSQACLSSDQMTVGCSAEGDDVEFTLSLDNNLLIQTRSAENKGASNVTVSLYGQLEGNLECDVHNNVSREQRTIQLTSCKGVFSVTEAVMACVIVLLLGLNVFFGIKLLNKKKSPTTVKEDDAEDEIVYSAVRVKQLQ; encoded by the exons ATGGATTGTAATCTGACTGAAGCTTCTGAAAGCCAACAGTGTTTTGCAGCATTTGGAGGGCCGATTGTTTTTCACCTGCCAgctgatgtaaacaaaacaacaagaatccagaggaacaaaaatgtcatttttacatctgcagaaaaaacagtGCGGCGTGAGCAtgagaaatacagaaatatccAATACTTCAAAAATGGAACCCTTAAGATTGACAAAGCATCAAAAAATGACTCTGGAGATTATCAACTGGAAGTGTATTCAACAACTCGTGAATTGCAAAAGAGAACtaacatcagtttaaaaattCTAG ctgcagtaTCAGAACCGGTCGTGTCTCAGGCGTGTTTGTCATCAGATCAGATGACAGTCGGCTGCTCAGCAGAGGGAGATGATGTCGAGTTCACTTTGTCTTTGGACAACAACTTACTAATACAGACCAGGAgtgcagaaaataaaggagCTTCAAATGTCACCGTCAGCTTATATGGTCAGCTTGAAGGAAACCTGGAGTGTGATGTTCACAACAACGTCAGCCGTGAACAAAGAACCATCCAACTCACAAGCTGCAAAG gagTCTTTTCTGTAACTGAGGCTGTGATGGCATGTGTGATTGTTCTGCTTCTTggtttgaatgtgttttttggCATCAAACTCctcaataagaaaaaaagcccCACAACTGTTAAAGAAG ATGATGCTGAAGATGAAATAGTTTACTCAGCTGTTAGAGTGAAACAGCTGCAGTGA